One window of Mauremys mutica isolate MM-2020 ecotype Southern chromosome 20, ASM2049712v1, whole genome shotgun sequence genomic DNA carries:
- the MARS1 gene encoding methionine--tRNA ligase, cytoplasmic isoform X3 has product MRCVCEMRLMGGVCPVPMVTLVTMAILAPFPGDHSNLARTPLLGNHQPSGRFTTLPRCAAVHCGARSPAAAGGRGRRRGARAAGLQAPGAPARPGGPVASAGGGECGRARMRLYLSEGSAQGLKVLAAAGASGARVRLERVPPDGRVVPFLTHPRVPALHLDSGTFLFSPNAICQYFFLLAGKEPNDLTNQWLEWEATELQPAVSTALYCHLVQGKKGGEVLGAIRKTLTYIDQSLTSKATPYLAGEAESVADIVLWATLFPVLRDESCLPDELQALRSWFQTMNLSEPCRSAAVSVLTPKGAQAFKVYLQKQLGPSLHWEKPAANEPEEEELAERSLSEEEIAAAAEAWARGPAALPERWQPPSPVLPVEGRRNVLITSALPYVNNVPHLGNIIGCVLSADVFARYCRLRNWNTLYVCGTDEYGTATETKALEEGLTPQQICDKYNAIHAQIYRWFDISFDYFGRTTTAHQTTIAQDIFQRLLERDMLLTDTVDQLRCERCQRFLADRFVEGTCPFCNYEEARGDQCDKCGKLINAVELKKPQCKVCKDSPVVKSSQHLFLDLPKLEGRLEKWLEQSWATGDWTANSRFITRSWIRDGLKPRCITRDLKWGTPVPLDGFRDKVFYVWFDAPIGYLSITANYTDQWERWWKNPQQVQLYNFMAKDNVPFHSVIFPCSLLGAEDNYTLVNHLVATEYLNYEDGKFSKSRGVGVFGDMAQDTGIPADIWRFYLLFLRPEGQDSAFSWTDLLLKNNSELLNNLGNFVNRAGMFVCKFFGGRVPPMELGADDRRLLAHVTLELRQYNQLLEKVRIRDALRCILSISRYGNQYIQVNEPWKRIKGHDADRTRAGTVTGVAVNIAALISVMLQPYMPCISATIQRQLCVPQACNVLTDTFLCLLPPGHQIGTVNPLFQKLENEQIEALRKRFGGGQAQAARMASADVTPPGPGGGAVLAGDPQKVKELAEEVAKQADHVRQLKASKAEKGQIDSEVAKLLELKKQLALAEGKTPEPPAPKGKKRK; this is encoded by the exons atgaggtgtgtgtgtgaaatgagaTTAATGGGGGGGGTCTGCCCCGTTCCCATGGTAACCCTAGTAACCATGGCCATCCTAGCCCCGTTTCCTGGTGACCATAGCAACCTGGCCAGGACCCCTCTCCTTGGTAACCACCAGCCTAGCGGCCGTTTCACGACACTTCCGCGCTGCGCCGCGGTGCATTGTGGGGCTCGTAGTCCCGCCGCGGCCGGCGGGCGCGGGCGGCGCCGGGGAGCGAGGGCGGCGGGACTACAGGCCCCAggcgccccggcccggcccggcggacCGGTTGCATCAGCGGGCGGCGGGGAGTGTGGCCGGGCGAGGATGCGGCTCTACCTGAGCGAGGGCAGCGCCCAGGGCCTCAAGGTGCtggcggcggccggggccagcgGGGCCCGCGTGCGGCTGGAGCGGGTCCCCCCGGAcg GTCGCGTGGTCCCTTTCCTCACCCACCCGCGGGTGCCAGCCCTGCACCTGGACAGCGGCACATTCCTCTTCTCCCCAAATGCCATCTGTCA GTACTTCTTCCTCTTAGCTGGAAAGGAGCCCAACGATCTCACCAATCAGTGGCTTGAATGGGAAGCAACGGAGCTGCAG CCGGCCGTGTCCACAGCCCTGTATTGCCACCTGGTGCAAGGAAAGAAAGGAGGAGAGGTTCTGGGGGCCATCAGGAAAACGTTAACCTACATTGATCAAAGCTTGACCAGCAAAGCCACTCCTTACCTCGCCGGG GAGGCAGAATCGGTAGCCGACATTGTCCTGTGGGCCACCCTGTTCCCTGTGCTGCGGGATGAATCCTGCCTGCCAG ACGAGCTGCAGGCTCTGAGGAGCTGGTTCCAGACCATGAACCTCTCGGAGCCCTGCAGAAGCGCCGCGGTGTCCGTGCTGACGCCCAAGGGAGCCCAGGCGTTCAAGGTTTATCTGCAGAAACAGCTAGGGCCCAGCCTGCACTGGGAGAAGCCAGCAGCTAACGAGCCAGAG GAAGAGGAATTGGCCGAGCGCTCGTTGTCGGAGGAAGAAATCGCAGCCGCTGCGGAAGCCTGGGCCAGAGGCCCGGCAGCCCTGCCCGAACGCTGGCAGCCGCCGAGCCCTGT GCTGCCCGTGGAGGGCAGAAGGAACGTCCTGATCACCAGCGCCTTGCCCTACGTCAACAACGTGCCCCACCTGGGGAACATCATCGGCTGCGTCCTCAGCGCCGACGTCTTCGCCAG GTACTGCCGTCTGCGGAACTGGAACACGCTGTACGTGTGCGGCACGGACGAGTACGGCACAGCCACAGAGACCAAGGCCCTGGAGGAGGGGCTGACACCGCAGCAGATCTGCGACAAGTACAACGCCATCCACGCCCAGATCTACCGCTGGTTCGACATCTCCTTTGACTACTTTGGCCGGACCACCACGGCCCACCAGACCAC GATAGCCCAGGACATCTTCCAGCGCCTGCTGGAGCGCGACATGCTGCTGACGGACACCGTGGACCAGCTGCGGTGCGAGCGCTGCCAGCGCTTCTTGGCCGACCGCTTCGTGGAGggcacctgccccttctgcaacTACGAGGAGGCCCGGGGCGACCAGTGCGACAAGTGCGGGAAGCTCATCAATGCGGTGGAGCTCAAG AAACCTCAGTGCAAAGTGTGCAAAGACTCCCCGGTGGTGAAGTCCTCGCAGCATCTCTTCCTGGACCTGCCCAAg CTGGAGGGGCGCCTGGAGAAGTGGCTGGAGCAGTCGTGGGCCACGGGCGACTGGACGGCCAACTCCCGCTTCATCACCCGCTCCTGGATCCGCGACGGCCTCAAGCCCCGCTGCATCACCCGCGACCTGAAATGGGGGACGCCCGTCCCCCTGGACGGCTTCCGTGACAAG GTGTTCTACGTCTGGTTCGATGCCCCGATCGGCTACCTGTCCATCACGGCCAACTACACAGACCAGTGGGAGAGATGGTGGAAGAACCCGCAGCAG GTCCAGCTCTACAACTTCATGGCCAAGGACAACGTCCCCTTCCACAGCGTCATCTTCCCCTGCTCGCTGCTCGGTGCCGAGGACAACTACACGCTGGTCAACCACCTCGTCGCCACGG AGTACCTGAACTACGAGGACGGGAAGTTCTCCAAGAGCCGCGGcgtgggggtgtttggggacatGGCCCAGGACACGGGGATCCCCGCCGACATCTGGCGCTTCTACCTGCTCTTCCTGCGGCCCGAGGGGCAGGACAGCGCCTTCTCCTGGACCGACCTCCTGCTGAAGAACAACTCCGAGCTGCTCAACAACCTGGGCAACTTCGTCAACAG GGCCGGGATGTTCGTCTGTAAGTTCTTCGGTGGGCGCGTCCCCCCCATGGAGCTGGGCGCGGACGACAGGCGGCTGCTGGCTCATGTCACCCTGGAGCTGCGCCAGTACAACCAGCTGCTGGAGAAGGTCCG gatccgGGACGCCCTGCGCTGCATCCTGAGCATTTCTCGCTATGGCAACCAGTACATCCAGGTGAACGAGCCCTGGAAACGGATCAAGGGTCACGACGCTGACag GACTCGGGCGGGCACGGTGACGGGCGTGGCCGTCAATATCGctgccctgatctcagtcatgcTGCAGCCCTACATGCCCTGCATCAGCGCCACCATCCAGCGCCAGCTCTGTGTGCCGCAGGCCTGCAACGTGCTGACGGACaccttcctctgcctcctgccGCCCGGGCACCAGATCGGCACG gtgAACCCCCTGTTCCAGAAGCTGGAGAACGAGCAGATTGAAGCCCTGCGGAAGCGGTTTGGAGGAGGGCAG GCACAGGCTGCCCGCATGGCCTCGGCCGACGTGACACCCCCTGGGCCTGGGGGAGGCGCTGTGCTGGCAGGGGACCCCCAGAAGGTcaaggagctggctgaggaggtGGCCAAACAG GCCGACCACGTGCGCCAGCTGAAGGCCAGCAAGGCAGAGAAGGGGCAGATTGACAGCGAGGTTGCCAAGCTGCTGGAGCTGAAGAAGCAGCTGGCGCTGGCCGAGGGGAAGACCCCCGAGCCGCCGGCTCCCAAGGGGAAGAAGAGGAAATAG